The following coding sequences are from one Epilithonimonas vandammei window:
- the hisG gene encoding ATP phosphoribosyltransferase — protein MSKLKLAIQKNGRLSEKSLKLLEECGIKISNGTRKLKAVSSNFPLEILFLRDDDIPQYVEQGVADIGIIGLNEVLEQKKNIAVVQKLGFAQCRLSLAIPKEETYNGIQYFENKKVATSYPEILSSYFQENNINVQIEKIGGSVEIAPGIGLSDGIFDIISTGSTLLTNGLKEVETVLESEAVLISSENLSNENQEILKKLLFRINAVKEASESKYILLNAPNENLEKIINLLPGMKSPTVLPLAESGWSSIHSVIKEDKFWEVIENLKKEGAQGILVLEIEKMIL, from the coding sequence ATGAGTAAACTAAAATTAGCCATTCAAAAAAACGGAAGACTGAGCGAAAAGTCTCTGAAACTTCTGGAAGAATGTGGCATCAAAATCTCCAACGGCACCAGAAAACTGAAAGCTGTTTCTTCTAATTTTCCTTTAGAAATCTTATTTCTTCGTGATGACGATATTCCGCAATATGTGGAGCAAGGCGTTGCTGACATTGGTATTATAGGTCTTAATGAAGTTTTAGAACAAAAGAAAAACATTGCAGTAGTCCAGAAACTGGGTTTTGCTCAGTGCAGATTGTCTCTGGCAATTCCGAAAGAAGAAACTTATAACGGAATTCAATATTTCGAAAACAAAAAAGTGGCAACTTCTTATCCAGAAATTCTTTCAAGCTATTTTCAAGAAAATAACATCAATGTGCAAATCGAAAAAATCGGTGGAAGCGTAGAAATTGCTCCTGGAATTGGACTTTCCGACGGAATTTTCGATATCATTAGCACCGGTTCTACTCTACTGACTAATGGATTGAAAGAAGTAGAAACTGTTTTGGAAAGCGAAGCCGTTTTGATTTCCAGCGAGAATTTGTCGAATGAAAATCAAGAAATTCTAAAGAAACTTTTATTCAGAATTAATGCTGTAAAAGAAGCTTCTGAAAGTAAATATATTCTCCTAAATGCTCCAAATGAAAACCTTGAAAAAATCATCAATCTTTTACCTGGAATGAAATCTCCAACTGTACTTCCTCTAGCCGAAAGTGGTTGGTCATCAATCCATTCCGTTATCAAAGAAGATAAATTTTGGGAAGTCATTGAGAATTTGAAAAAAGAAGGCGCCCAAGGAATTTTGGTTTTAGAAATTGAAAAAATGATATTATGA
- a CDS encoding aminotransferase class IV: MQPQKLVYTEDHLQLINRSFLYGDSVWVSFFVRNGQLIMAEESYFFLMASMRKMRLNIPLSYTLEFFQELFQKEVLGKGIQNGIIQLMAYRKQEDKPLPKSETAFYFEIEESNDILDIKGNIELDLIKEINVNANLLSNIRVHSAENIYAEIYAKENDLDDVILLNPNKKIARSIFGNLLFLQDNVIKIPKQTEGAYISPLMENFVTFVHKNKLAEIEEAEIIAFESQKAEEILRISDEKGVHAVSKIRNKSFENTRFAEMVTQWKNSFL, from the coding sequence ATGCAACCACAAAAATTAGTTTATACCGAAGATCATCTCCAGCTCATCAACCGTTCTTTTCTTTATGGCGATTCGGTTTGGGTTTCGTTCTTTGTCAGAAACGGACAGCTCATAATGGCAGAAGAATCCTATTTTTTCCTAATGGCATCGATGCGGAAAATGAGACTGAATATCCCACTAAGTTATACTCTAGAATTCTTTCAGGAACTTTTCCAGAAAGAAGTTTTGGGCAAAGGCATCCAGAACGGAATTATTCAATTGATGGCTTACAGAAAACAGGAAGACAAACCTCTTCCGAAATCTGAAACGGCTTTCTATTTTGAAATCGAAGAATCCAATGACATCCTTGATATCAAAGGTAATATCGAATTGGATTTGATTAAAGAAATCAATGTGAATGCGAATCTTCTGAGTAATATCCGAGTTCATTCTGCGGAGAATATCTATGCCGAAATCTATGCGAAAGAAAATGATTTGGATGATGTGATTCTCCTTAATCCGAACAAGAAAATCGCCAGAAGTATTTTCGGAAATCTTTTGTTTCTTCAAGACAATGTGATTAAAATTCCTAAACAGACAGAAGGTGCATACATCTCGCCGCTGATGGAAAACTTTGTCACGTTTGTGCACAAAAATAAATTGGCAGAAATTGAAGAAGCAGAAATCATCGCTTTCGAATCTCAAAAAGCGGAAGAAATCCTGAGAATCTCCGATGAAAAAGGCGTTCACGCTGTTTCCAAAATCAGAAATAAATCGTTTGAAAACACCAGATTTGCCGAAATGGTTACTCAATGGAAAAATAGTTTTCTGTAA
- a CDS encoding DUF5808 domain-containing protein yields the protein MTEQNFDHKESRYWKWGLFYYNKQDKRIFPPKRQEWMGWTVNFANPKSILAFLIFFVLILSFVYFITFNS from the coding sequence ATGACTGAACAAAACTTTGATCACAAAGAATCAAGATATTGGAAATGGGGATTGTTCTATTATAACAAACAAGATAAAAGAATTTTCCCGCCAAAAAGACAAGAATGGATGGGTTGGACAGTTAATTTTGCCAATCCAAAATCCATATTAGCTTTTCTTATTTTCTTTGTCCTGATACTTAGTTTTGTTTATTTTATCACTTTTAATTCATAA
- a CDS encoding START-like domain-containing protein, giving the protein MAKTKVQYEYNMHCLSEILYEYLASAEGLSEWFADDVIERGDDFFFSWGGGPAEKATLIRYKPESFVRFRWEEDEGTKYFFELSIIIDEITDDLSLNITDFCEPGDEEENRLYWENLIENLQIKLGAA; this is encoded by the coding sequence ATGGCGAAAACGAAAGTACAGTATGAATACAATATGCATTGTCTCTCGGAGATATTGTATGAGTATCTGGCAAGTGCAGAAGGATTATCAGAGTGGTTTGCAGACGATGTGATAGAACGTGGTGACGATTTCTTTTTCAGTTGGGGCGGCGGTCCTGCGGAGAAAGCGACACTCATCCGTTATAAGCCAGAAAGTTTTGTGCGTTTCCGTTGGGAAGAAGATGAAGGTACCAAATATTTCTTCGAACTTTCTATCATTATAGATGAAATTACTGACGATCTTTCACTAAACATTACCGATTTTTGTGAGCCTGGCGATGAAGAAGAAAATAGACTCTATTGGGAAAACCTGATAGAAAATTTACAGATAAAATTAGGTGCAGCTTAA
- a CDS encoding aspartate aminotransferase family protein: MNQDFYQYQAQTTPFASGFEVEKAQGSYIYGKNGKAYLDFVAGVSANTLGHSHPKVVNAIKEQTDKYLHVMVYGEYAQEKPVELCRLLAEATPEPLEVTYLVNSGAEAIDGSLKLAKRYTGREEIIAFKDAYHGNTHGALSVAGNEVHKREFRPLLPMVNFIEFNNENDFDKITEKTACVIVETIQGAAGFIMPKENYFINLKKRCEEVGALLILDEIQPGFGRTGKLFAFEHFGIVPDILVMGKGMGGGVPVGAFMSSKEIMTSLSHSPKLGHITTFGGNPLIAAASHATLKEVLESGLMNETDKKEKLFRELLVHPKIKNVNGKGLMLAVNLGSPEYTLKVASKCMEKGLIVFWQLYRNEYLRISPPLTISEDEIRKGCAIILEALNEDL, encoded by the coding sequence ATAAATCAAGATTTCTATCAATATCAAGCACAAACCACACCTTTCGCCTCTGGTTTCGAAGTAGAAAAAGCGCAAGGAAGTTACATCTACGGAAAAAATGGAAAAGCTTATCTCGATTTTGTAGCCGGGGTTTCTGCTAATACTTTGGGACATTCTCATCCAAAAGTGGTTAACGCGATTAAAGAGCAAACCGATAAATATCTGCACGTCATGGTTTACGGCGAATATGCACAGGAAAAACCGGTTGAACTTTGCAGGCTTTTGGCAGAAGCTACTCCCGAACCTTTGGAAGTGACTTATCTTGTGAACTCTGGAGCAGAAGCTATTGACGGAAGTTTGAAATTGGCGAAACGTTATACCGGAAGAGAAGAAATCATCGCCTTCAAAGATGCTTATCATGGAAATACGCACGGCGCACTTTCTGTTGCAGGAAATGAAGTTCACAAAAGAGAATTTCGACCGTTGCTACCAATGGTCAATTTTATCGAATTCAATAATGAAAATGATTTTGATAAGATTACAGAAAAAACAGCTTGTGTAATTGTAGAAACCATTCAAGGTGCGGCAGGTTTCATTATGCCGAAAGAGAATTATTTCATCAATCTGAAAAAACGTTGTGAAGAAGTTGGCGCGCTGTTGATTTTAGACGAGATTCAGCCTGGATTTGGAAGAACCGGGAAGTTGTTTGCATTTGAACATTTCGGAATTGTTCCGGACATTCTCGTAATGGGAAAAGGAATGGGCGGCGGCGTTCCTGTGGGTGCTTTTATGAGTTCTAAAGAAATTATGACGAGCCTCTCCCATTCGCCTAAGTTGGGACATATCACCACTTTTGGAGGAAATCCGTTAATTGCTGCTGCTTCACACGCTACTTTGAAAGAAGTATTGGAAAGCGGACTGATGAATGAAACTGATAAAAAAGAAAAATTGTTCCGAGAATTACTCGTTCATCCGAAAATCAAAAATGTGAACGGGAAAGGTTTAATGCTGGCTGTGAATCTCGGTTCGCCAGAATATACTTTGAAAGTCGCTTCAAAATGTATGGAAAAAGGACTCATCGTTTTCTGGCAATTATACAGAAATGAATATCTAAGAATCTCTCCTCCACTCACAATTTCTGAAGACGAAATCCGAAAAGGTTGCGCTATCATTCTGGAAGCTTTGAATGAGGATTTGTAA
- a CDS encoding OstA-like protein: protein MKKSLLAVLFLVIIRIFSQDIPAQNQGLVKDPFFNNQNPQGQSGKKVQHKHSDTFGVSPDKYDGNPVFSGNVVFEQQGSVLTANEVVWYQKENFLKAIGNVVLTSADGSRITAAEMEYDGNTERGIARKNVVLTDPKQTIKTETLYYDKIPNTAYFNTGGTIYSNDGSVMYTKSATYNLNSKMIDFVGRSNIETDKYTIVSDNIKQNQNTGVSDFFGPTTIRDKKNPINYVYTEQGSYNSKTGESFLNKNSRIHNNGKILTGDKLYFNRNTGFGKGTGNVMLDDPREKRYIKGGYGEIYEKKDSAMITDKPYFVKIFANDSLYMSADKFLTFQRQDSANSLKKKSFLRAFRKVRIFKSNMQGRSDSLSFNETDGEMHMMRKPILWMGAKQVTGDEIRVYSNPEKEITDSIRILGNAFAISKADSLNMKDEFNQIKSKNMMVYLKDNAIDIAKAVGNAQAITYADDTNEKTKEMTRIGVALSTCGEIVAHFTEKKLEQVDCNIGANTDTYPMSKISKDQRFFKDFNWNTKDRPQKWGDIFLDTPNYPEIVYESDNSLFDRAEAERKKIEEKNKPKTPVRVKK, encoded by the coding sequence ATGAAGAAATCTCTTTTAGCTGTTCTATTTCTGGTAATTATCAGAATATTTTCTCAAGATATTCCAGCTCAAAATCAAGGTTTGGTAAAGGATCCTTTTTTCAATAATCAAAATCCTCAGGGACAATCCGGTAAAAAAGTTCAGCACAAGCACTCGGATACTTTTGGTGTAAGCCCGGATAAATATGATGGAAATCCTGTTTTTTCTGGCAATGTGGTGTTCGAGCAGCAAGGTTCTGTTCTCACGGCCAACGAAGTGGTTTGGTATCAAAAAGAAAATTTCCTGAAAGCCATTGGCAATGTTGTCCTCACAAGTGCTGATGGAAGCAGAATTACCGCTGCAGAAATGGAATATGATGGTAATACAGAACGCGGAATTGCCAGAAAAAATGTAGTGCTTACAGATCCAAAGCAGACCATAAAAACAGAAACGCTTTATTACGATAAAATTCCTAATACTGCATATTTCAACACTGGCGGGACGATTTACAGTAACGACGGAAGTGTGATGTACACCAAATCGGCTACCTATAATCTCAACTCAAAAATGATAGATTTTGTAGGACGTTCGAATATCGAAACAGATAAATATACCATTGTCAGCGATAATATCAAACAGAATCAAAACACAGGTGTCTCCGATTTTTTCGGTCCTACGACTATTAGAGACAAAAAAAATCCTATCAATTATGTTTATACAGAACAAGGTTCTTATAACTCGAAAACTGGTGAATCTTTTCTCAACAAAAACTCCAGAATACATAACAATGGCAAAATCCTGACAGGTGACAAATTGTACTTCAACAGAAATACTGGTTTCGGCAAAGGAACTGGAAATGTTATGCTGGACGATCCGAGAGAGAAACGATATATAAAAGGTGGTTATGGAGAGATCTATGAAAAGAAAGATTCCGCCATGATTACCGATAAACCTTATTTTGTGAAAATTTTCGCAAATGATTCTCTTTATATGTCGGCGGATAAATTTTTAACTTTCCAGAGGCAAGATTCTGCCAACTCGCTCAAAAAGAAAAGTTTTCTAAGGGCATTCCGAAAAGTCCGTATTTTTAAATCCAATATGCAGGGACGTTCAGACTCGCTCAGCTTTAATGAGACCGATGGCGAGATGCATATGATGCGTAAACCAATCCTCTGGATGGGCGCAAAACAGGTAACTGGTGACGAGATCCGCGTATACAGTAATCCGGAAAAGGAAATCACAGATTCAATAAGAATTTTGGGCAATGCATTCGCCATCAGCAAAGCAGATTCTCTGAATATGAAAGATGAATTCAACCAGATCAAAAGCAAGAATATGATGGTGTACCTCAAAGATAACGCCATAGATATTGCAAAAGCTGTCGGCAACGCGCAAGCCATCACTTATGCGGATGATACTAATGAGAAGACTAAAGAAATGACTAGAATCGGTGTCGCATTGTCCACATGCGGCGAGATTGTGGCTCATTTTACCGAAAAAAAACTGGAACAGGTCGATTGTAATATCGGTGCCAACACAGATACTTACCCTATGAGCAAGATCTCTAAAGATCAAAGATTCTTCAAAGATTTTAACTGGAATACCAAAGACCGTCCACAGAAATGGGGCGATATTTTTCTCGACACGCCAAATTACCCCGAAATTGTTTATGAATCGGACAATTCTCTCTTTGACCGGGCCGAAGCAGAACGCAAAAAAATCGAGGAAAAGAACAAACCCAAAACACCGGTTAGGGTAAAAAAATAA
- a CDS encoding Fur family transcriptional regulator: MDTKQKELNIATIKDVLKQYLQDKGFRNTPERYTILEEIYNMEHHFNVDDLYLLMMQKKYHVSKATIYNTIEIFLDAGLIRKHQFGEKTQSSSSYEKSYFDKQHDHLVIYKSDTDKEIEEIIEFCDPRIQGIKESIEKAFGVSIDTHSLYFYGHKKSEN, translated from the coding sequence ATGGATACGAAACAAAAAGAGCTTAACATTGCCACAATAAAAGATGTTCTGAAGCAATACCTTCAGGACAAAGGATTTCGTAATACACCCGAACGATATACTATTCTGGAAGAGATCTATAATATGGAGCATCATTTCAATGTAGATGATCTTTACCTTCTGATGATGCAGAAGAAATACCACGTCAGTAAGGCTACCATTTATAACACCATCGAGATTTTTCTTGATGCTGGATTGATTAGAAAACATCAGTTTGGAGAAAAAACACAGAGTTCTTCTTCCTACGAAAAATCTTATTTTGACAAACAGCACGATCACTTGGTGATTTATAAAAGTGACACTGACAAAGAAATTGAAGAAATTATAGAATTTTGCGATCCCAGAATCCAAGGCATCAAAGAATCTATAGAAAAAGCCTTTGGCGTTAGTATTGATACACATTCACTATACTTCTACGGACACAAGAAGTCTGAAAATTAA
- a CDS encoding KUP/HAK/KT family potassium transporter: MSQDSSGHFDLKKLSWVGVLVSLGIVFGDIGTSPLYVMKAIINAGKAGGIISEEYIEGALSCIIWTLTLQTTIKYVIIALRADNKGEGGILSLYSLVKRFKKKWLYIIAIIGAAALVADSIITPSLTVMSAIEGLELVTHKPPVVPITLSILVIIFVVQQFGTSFIGKFFGPVMVLWFLVLGGFGLVHLIEHPMILKAFNPYYAVKLIYNSPSAIVILGAVFLCTTGAEALYSDLGHCGIKNIRVSWIFVKAMLILNYLGQGAWLLSNYHEVFRGKNPFFGIMPEWFIIPGVIIATAAAIIASQAVITGAFTMFSEAMSLNFWPNQEIEYPSGIKGQMYIPKINWGILLLCFVVVIYFKESGKMEAAYGLSITVTMLMTTILLVFWFLKTRTNKVWIGLFAIVYVVIEGGFFSANIIKFFEGGWMSVILAGFIGICMYAWYNGRIIKTTFIKFVKLEKYISTIKDMKLDETIPKYATNLAFFSRAKRDDEVESKIIYSIIRAQPKRADHYFILNIVNQEDPYSFKYNVEEILPGTIYKISFLLGFKIDRRINDYFQQILSDMMDDGIIPSRSSHPSLRAHNIPPDLKFVIIDNVYINDFLLTIRDKIILGIYNFVKKLGSNDFTAYGVASHNVVVESAPLLDQTIKIERIEKVETKHYD; this comes from the coding sequence ATGTCGCAAGATAGCAGCGGTCATTTTGACCTGAAAAAACTTTCCTGGGTTGGCGTTTTGGTCTCTTTAGGAATCGTTTTCGGAGATATCGGAACATCTCCTCTTTATGTGATGAAAGCCATTATCAATGCAGGAAAAGCTGGCGGAATCATATCAGAAGAATATATAGAAGGTGCACTTTCCTGCATCATCTGGACTCTGACATTGCAGACTACCATTAAATATGTCATCATCGCTCTGAGAGCTGATAATAAGGGCGAAGGTGGTATTCTCTCGCTTTACTCTCTCGTTAAAAGATTTAAGAAAAAGTGGCTTTATATCATTGCGATAATAGGAGCTGCTGCTTTGGTTGCAGACAGTATCATCACACCGTCACTAACCGTGATGTCTGCAATAGAAGGATTAGAACTTGTAACACATAAGCCGCCTGTAGTTCCAATTACACTATCTATTTTAGTAATTATTTTTGTGGTTCAGCAGTTTGGTACCAGTTTCATAGGTAAGTTTTTTGGTCCTGTTATGGTTCTTTGGTTTTTAGTTTTAGGAGGATTTGGGTTGGTTCATTTGATAGAACACCCAATGATTCTGAAAGCTTTCAATCCATATTATGCCGTAAAGTTGATCTATAATTCTCCTAGTGCTATTGTTATTCTGGGTGCTGTTTTTCTGTGTACAACGGGAGCAGAGGCCTTATATTCGGATCTTGGGCATTGTGGTATCAAAAACATCCGTGTAAGCTGGATTTTTGTGAAAGCAATGCTTATACTCAATTATCTAGGACAAGGTGCGTGGTTACTAAGTAATTACCACGAAGTATTCCGTGGCAAGAATCCATTTTTCGGAATTATGCCGGAATGGTTCATCATTCCCGGGGTTATCATCGCAACTGCTGCTGCCATTATTGCAAGTCAGGCGGTAATTACTGGTGCTTTTACCATGTTCTCAGAAGCAATGTCTCTTAACTTTTGGCCCAATCAGGAAATCGAGTATCCTTCGGGCATAAAAGGACAGATGTATATCCCGAAAATCAATTGGGGTATTTTGTTATTATGTTTTGTAGTCGTGATATATTTTAAAGAATCCGGCAAAATGGAAGCCGCTTATGGACTTTCTATTACTGTAACCATGCTGATGACAACTATTTTATTGGTATTCTGGTTCCTAAAAACGAGGACTAATAAAGTCTGGATCGGACTTTTTGCAATTGTTTATGTCGTGATTGAAGGCGGATTTTTCAGTGCTAACATCATTAAGTTTTTCGAAGGCGGCTGGATGTCTGTTATACTTGCTGGCTTTATCGGGATATGCATGTATGCTTGGTACAACGGCAGAATTATTAAAACGACTTTCATCAAATTTGTGAAGCTCGAAAAATATATTTCCACAATCAAGGATATGAAGTTGGACGAGACTATTCCGAAATATGCGACCAATCTTGCGTTTTTCAGCCGTGCAAAACGTGATGATGAAGTAGAATCCAAAATTATTTATTCCATCATTCGTGCCCAGCCAAAAAGAGCAGATCATTATTTTATTCTTAATATTGTGAATCAGGAAGATCCTTACAGCTTCAAATATAACGTAGAAGAAATACTTCCGGGAACGATTTATAAAATTAGCTTTTTACTCGGCTTCAAAATAGACCGTAGGATAAATGATTATTTCCAGCAGATTCTTAGTGATATGATGGACGATGGAATCATTCCTTCAAGAAGTTCTCACCCTTCACTCAGAGCGCACAACATTCCACCTGACCTGAAGTTTGTTATCATAGACAATGTTTACATCAATGATTTTCTGTTAACAATTAGAGACAAGATTATTCTGGGCATCTATAATTTTGTTAAAAAATTGGGAAGTAATGATTTTACAGCATACGGTGTTGCCAGTCATAACGTTGTTGTAGAATCTGCTCCACTCCTAGATCAAACCATCAAAATCGAAAGGATAGAAAAAGTCGAAACTAAGCATTACGACTAA
- a CDS encoding DUF5522 domain-containing protein yields the protein MKANDIKENEDFYYNEQGYKVFTEQFHLKRGYCCKSGCRHCPYGYDKKTDTFIKKPK from the coding sequence ATGAAAGCAAATGACATCAAAGAAAATGAAGACTTTTATTATAACGAGCAAGGTTATAAAGTTTTTACAGAACAATTCCATTTGAAGCGCGGATATTGCTGTAAAAGCGGATGCAGACATTGCCCGTACGGTTATGATAAAAAGACGGATACTTTTATTAAAAAACCTAAATAA
- a CDS encoding DUF4136 domain-containing protein — protein sequence MSKKYFFILLAAVSLGITSCSPFQVKSDYSATANFSDYKTYLLRTDDLKLNDLDKDRVLNELSKQVQAKGLTSSQNPDLIINVKASHKKIQDVTTSYNAGFGWGRPWGWGGGFGMGNTWTNNYNSGTIVIDIIDAKTQKLVWQGVGSGISVDSPKSKQKQIPQIVAEIMANYPPQKGK from the coding sequence ATGAGTAAAAAATATTTCTTCATATTACTGGCTGCGGTTTCTCTTGGAATCACTTCTTGCAGCCCTTTCCAAGTAAAATCCGACTATTCTGCCACAGCCAATTTTTCCGACTACAAAACATATTTGCTAAGAACGGATGATCTCAAACTGAATGATCTGGACAAAGACAGGGTTTTGAATGAATTATCCAAACAAGTTCAGGCAAAAGGATTGACTTCTTCCCAAAATCCTGATTTGATTATCAATGTAAAAGCATCTCACAAAAAAATTCAGGATGTAACCACATCTTACAATGCGGGCTTCGGCTGGGGAAGACCTTGGGGCTGGGGAGGTGGATTCGGTATGGGGAATACCTGGACCAACAACTATAACAGCGGGACAATTGTAATTGACATCATTGATGCCAAAACTCAAAAATTAGTTTGGCAAGGTGTTGGAAGCGGAATTTCTGTAGATTCACCAAAATCAAAACAAAAACAAATCCCACAAATTGTGGCTGAAATAATGGCTAATTATCCACCTCAAAAAGGGAAATAG
- a CDS encoding restriction endonuclease, translating into MNIKNNAGETVEFEISKLENSLRNSGAGEQSLKRVLETILPKCFDGITTGELYRMAFEELKKISNSVAARYSLKKALLELGPAGFYFEQWIARVFQNIGYKTETGQLIKGHAVTHEADVIAKKDDKTYWVECKFRNAEDTKISVTTPMYVLSRIKDISDIQYNLFGTKTEFTAGWLITNTYFTKDSVAFSEYYGLRLLSWDYPKDKNIKSLVDQNALYPITCLTTLDGKQKQKLLEEKCVLAKELFNNQNLLNILELNEEKKSEVLKEARELMTIKISE; encoded by the coding sequence ATGAATATAAAAAACAACGCTGGCGAAACGGTAGAGTTTGAAATCTCGAAACTGGAAAACTCACTTCGGAATTCTGGAGCAGGCGAACAGTCTTTGAAAAGGGTTTTGGAAACAATTTTGCCAAAATGTTTTGACGGAATCACAACTGGCGAATTATATCGAATGGCTTTTGAGGAATTGAAGAAAATCTCAAATTCTGTCGCTGCGAGATACAGTTTAAAAAAGGCATTGCTGGAGTTGGGACCTGCGGGATTTTATTTTGAGCAATGGATTGCCAGAGTTTTCCAAAACATCGGCTACAAAACTGAAACGGGACAATTGATAAAAGGTCACGCCGTGACACACGAAGCGGACGTTATCGCCAAGAAAGACGACAAAACTTATTGGGTAGAATGTAAATTCCGGAATGCAGAAGACACAAAAATATCGGTCACAACGCCAATGTACGTTTTGTCAAGAATCAAGGATATTTCTGATATCCAGTACAATCTTTTCGGAACTAAAACAGAATTTACCGCCGGCTGGCTCATTACCAACACTTATTTCACTAAGGATTCTGTTGCCTTTTCAGAATATTATGGACTGAGATTATTGTCTTGGGATTATCCGAAAGATAAGAATATCAAAAGTTTGGTGGACCAAAATGCGCTTTATCCGATAACTTGCCTCACAACTTTGGACGGAAAGCAAAAACAAAAATTATTGGAAGAAAAATGTGTTTTGGCAAAGGAATTATTCAATAATCAGAATCTATTGAATATTTTAGAACTTAATGAAGAAAAGAAATCAGAAGTCCTCAAAGAAGCCAGAGAACTGATGACCATAAAAATATCAGAATAA
- a CDS encoding sensor histidine kinase, with protein MNKTKIVWLIFILLAIVGGIFAFDFYSQNKWINCILFSLVSLVCVILAQTSALSYIRKTEKLLLAIQKKDFSLFPKIEENSLVDNAVKLYYQSKEEHLSLSSYKLLYEEILNQLEIGLMILTEKNNVWEVFYVNPVFLEILEIPKYNSWNLYEKKASDFYKIIEQTNYENSQEFFDISINANTKQSFSLRTKKVQNAKHRFCIISLESVQKIIEQKEKLAWNNLMKVISHELLNTLTPVNSLIQNLEYIANQEIIEKEDQQDMKKSLMIINSKSKQLLNFVDDYRQVAELPKPVFKTISLTNIVESALNFLKPEFEKNHIKIVNSLENQIILADEKMIERCLINLYLNAIYAVSDNVERTITTEIKTQNKRIILSVEDNGIGISKEIQDKIFLPFFTTRSNGSGIGLTLSKSIIEAHKGYLNYKPLEQGSRFEIWFIE; from the coding sequence ATGAATAAAACTAAAATAGTTTGGTTGATTTTTATTCTGCTGGCAATTGTCGGCGGAATTTTTGCGTTTGATTTTTATTCTCAAAACAAATGGATTAATTGTATTTTATTTTCTTTGGTAAGTTTGGTTTGTGTTATTTTGGCGCAGACTTCGGCTTTGTCTTACATCCGGAAAACGGAAAAATTGCTTCTGGCGATTCAGAAAAAAGATTTTTCATTATTTCCAAAAATTGAGGAAAACAGTTTAGTCGATAATGCTGTAAAACTCTATTACCAAAGCAAAGAAGAACATCTTTCCTTATCTTCTTATAAACTTTTGTACGAGGAAATCCTGAATCAACTTGAAATCGGATTGATGATTTTGACCGAAAAAAATAATGTTTGGGAAGTTTTTTATGTGAATCCTGTTTTCCTGGAAATCCTGGAAATTCCGAAATATAATTCTTGGAATCTTTACGAAAAGAAAGCTTCCGATTTCTATAAAATTATCGAACAAACCAACTACGAAAACTCGCAGGAATTCTTTGATATTTCGATTAATGCAAACACGAAACAATCGTTTTCATTAAGGACAAAGAAAGTTCAGAATGCGAAACATCGTTTCTGTATCATCAGTTTAGAATCTGTTCAGAAAATTATTGAACAAAAAGAAAAACTGGCTTGGAACAATCTGATGAAAGTGATTTCTCACGAACTACTGAATACTTTAACGCCCGTAAATAGCTTGATCCAGAACCTTGAATACATTGCTAATCAAGAAATTATCGAAAAAGAAGACCAACAGGATATGAAGAAAAGTCTGATGATTATCAACTCAAAATCAAAGCAACTATTGAATTTCGTAGATGATTACCGACAAGTTGCAGAACTTCCAAAACCGGTTTTCAAAACAATTTCTTTGACGAATATTGTAGAATCTGCACTTAATTTCCTGAAACCAGAATTTGAAAAAAATCATATTAAAATTGTCAATTCACTAGAAAATCAAATTATTCTTGCTGATGAAAAAATGATTGAACGTTGCTTAATTAATCTTTACCTCAACGCTATTTACGCCGTTTCTGACAATGTTGAAAGAACGATAACAACCGAGATCAAAACTCAAAACAAACGAATCATTCTAAGTGTAGAAGATAACGGAATCGGGATCTCGAAGGAAATTCAGGATAAGATTTTTCTTCCGTTTTTTACGACCAGAAGCAATGGTTCCGGAATTGGATTGACATTGAGCAAAAGTATCATTGAAGCGCACAAAGGTTATTTGAATTATAAACCTTTGGAACAAGGAAGTCGATTTGAGATTTGGTTTATCGAGTAG